In Phreatobacter aquaticus, a single genomic region encodes these proteins:
- a CDS encoding DUF1289 domain-containing protein, with protein MRAAAIESPCQRLCTIHPTARICEGCGRTLGEIGGWLTMTPEDRRRVMALLPDRLKALGAPS; from the coding sequence ATGCGCGCCGCCGCCATCGAAAGCCCCTGCCAACGCCTCTGCACCATCCATCCGACGGCCCGCATCTGCGAAGGCTGCGGGCGGACGCTTGGTGAGATCGGCGGCTGGCTGACCATGACGCCAGAGGACCGCCGCCGCGTCATGGCTCTCCTGCCGGACCGCCTCAAGGCCCTGGGCGCACCCTCATGA
- the cobS gene encoding adenosylcobinamide-GDP ribazoletransferase — translation MTDLHPAPSLWRDTIQSLRFYSRLPLPVLPGEDDPHRVPDFAVLARAVPMAGLVLGGLAGMILVPAALVLPALVAATLAVGCSIIMTGAFHEDGLADTADSFGGMTRDRRLDIMKDSRIGTFGGAALIIALMLKVTTLASLIPQVGIGGTALALAACGALSRTAALALAFYLPPARDDGAAYATGAPTPESWDQARFFALLTAPLLWPAGGVAGTVTAILVIVGVAFGMVALARRHVGGYVGDMAGATQQVSEIAVLMTLLILA, via the coding sequence ATGACCGACCTCCATCCGGCACCGTCGCTCTGGCGCGACACGATCCAGTCCCTGCGCTTCTATTCGCGCTTGCCGCTTCCCGTCCTGCCCGGCGAGGACGATCCGCATCGCGTGCCGGATTTTGCGGTGCTGGCGCGCGCCGTGCCGATGGCCGGGCTGGTGCTCGGCGGGCTTGCCGGAATGATCCTGGTGCCGGCAGCCCTGGTCTTGCCCGCCTTAGTGGCGGCAACCCTTGCGGTTGGCTGTTCGATCATCATGACCGGCGCCTTCCATGAGGATGGCCTTGCCGACACCGCCGACAGTTTCGGCGGCATGACGCGGGACAGGCGGCTGGACATCATGAAGGACAGCCGCATCGGCACCTTCGGCGGCGCGGCCCTGATCATTGCCCTGATGCTGAAGGTGACGACGCTCGCAAGCCTCATCCCCCAGGTCGGCATCGGAGGAACTGCGCTGGCACTGGCTGCTTGCGGCGCCTTGTCGCGCACCGCGGCGCTGGCGCTGGCGTTCTACCTGCCGCCGGCGCGCGACGACGGGGCAGCTTACGCGACCGGCGCGCCGACCCCGGAAAGCTGGGATCAGGCCCGGTTTTTCGCCCTTTTGACCGCTCCCCTGCTCTGGCCGGCTGGCGGTGTCGCCGGCACGGTCACCGCGATCCTGGTGATTGTGGGGGTGGCGTTCGGGATGGTGGCCCTCGCCCGGCGCCATGTGGGCGGCTATGTCGGCGACATGGCAGGCGCCACTCAGCAGGTCAGCGAGATTGCCGTTCTCATGACATTGCTTATCTTGGCCTGA
- the cobT gene encoding nicotinate-nucleotide--dimethylbenzimidazole phosphoribosyltransferase: MAPQPHGPTGLPFDDIRSLLTSMPGPDEAALAAVRMREADLTKPAGSLGRLEQIVEWVAAWSANAKPRVDRPLVAIFATSHGVTRNQVSAFPDSVNRQMLENFAAGGAAINQICVANDIGLKVFDLAIDVPTPDIATDDAFDEAGCAATIAFGMEAIVGADLLCLGEMGIGNTTVASAVLNGLYGGSAEDWVGPGTGVDKAGLARKTETVRQAVARHEGHLGDPLEVLRRLGGREIAALAGAIMAARLQRIPVLLDGFVVSAAAAVLHRLDPTSLDHCLAAHVSAEPAHAEVLRRIGKAPLLDLGMRLGEASGAALACGIVKNALAIHQGMATFEQAGVSGKVAGPH; the protein is encoded by the coding sequence ATGGCTCCCCAGCCCCATGGCCCGACGGGCCTGCCCTTCGACGACATCCGCTCCCTGCTGACCAGCATGCCCGGCCCGGACGAGGCGGCGCTCGCGGCGGTGCGGATGCGTGAGGCGGACCTGACCAAGCCTGCCGGCTCGCTCGGCCGTCTCGAACAGATCGTCGAATGGGTGGCCGCCTGGAGCGCCAACGCCAAGCCGCGTGTCGACCGGCCTCTCGTTGCGATCTTCGCGACCAGCCATGGCGTCACCCGCAACCAGGTCTCCGCTTTTCCCGACAGCGTCAATCGCCAGATGCTGGAGAACTTTGCCGCCGGCGGTGCCGCGATCAACCAGATCTGCGTGGCCAACGACATCGGGCTGAAGGTCTTCGATCTCGCCATCGACGTGCCGACGCCCGACATCGCCACCGACGATGCCTTCGACGAAGCGGGATGCGCTGCGACCATCGCCTTTGGCATGGAGGCGATTGTTGGCGCGGATCTGCTCTGTCTCGGCGAGATGGGCATCGGCAACACCACCGTCGCCAGCGCCGTGCTGAACGGACTCTATGGCGGATCGGCCGAGGACTGGGTCGGACCGGGCACCGGGGTCGACAAGGCTGGTCTCGCCCGCAAGACCGAGACAGTCCGGCAGGCGGTCGCCCGGCATGAGGGCCATCTCGGTGACCCGCTCGAAGTGCTGCGCAGGCTGGGTGGCCGCGAGATCGCGGCGCTTGCAGGCGCCATCATGGCGGCCAGGCTTCAGCGCATTCCGGTTCTGCTCGACGGTTTCGTCGTGTCGGCCGCGGCCGCCGTGCTCCATCGCCTGGATCCGACAAGCCTGGACCATTGCCTCGCGGCCCATGTCTCCGCCGAGCCGGCGCATGCCGAAGTGCTCCGGCGCATCGGCAAGGCGCCGCTGCTCGATCTCGGCATGCGGCTTGGCGAGGCGTCAGGCGCGGCGCTCGCCTGCGGCATCGTCAAGAATGCGCTGGCCATCCACCAGGGCATGGCGACCTTCGAACAGGCCGGCGTCAGCGGCAAGGTTGCCGGCCCGCATTGA
- a CDS encoding response regulator transcription factor has protein sequence MTESQSEIYVVDDDPAVRDALSVVFSIEGFGVTGFADGQAFVTAARGQTPACIILDVHMPDRSGLDILKELNADSYPAPIFIISGQGDIPMAVDAIKHGALDFIEKPFDADTVVSRVREAIASTARRIAAPAAPVKSNFPGMDLLTPREREVLGQIAAGASNKEAGRHLGISPRTIEVHRARIMEKLGAKNAADLVRIVLTEHRPS, from the coding sequence ATGACCGAATCCCAGAGCGAAATCTATGTGGTCGATGACGATCCGGCGGTGCGCGACGCGCTCAGCGTCGTGTTCTCGATCGAGGGATTCGGCGTTACCGGGTTCGCCGACGGCCAGGCCTTCGTGACGGCGGCCCGCGGTCAGACGCCGGCCTGCATCATCCTCGACGTGCACATGCCCGACCGTTCCGGCCTCGACATCCTGAAGGAGCTGAACGCCGACAGCTATCCGGCACCCATCTTCATCATTTCAGGCCAGGGCGACATTCCGATGGCGGTCGACGCCATCAAGCATGGCGCCCTCGACTTCATCGAGAAGCCGTTCGATGCGGACACGGTGGTGTCGCGGGTCCGCGAGGCGATCGCCAGCACTGCCCGGCGGATTGCCGCTCCGGCCGCGCCGGTGAAGAGCAATTTTCCTGGCATGGACCTGCTCACGCCCCGCGAGCGCGAAGTACTTGGCCAGATCGCGGCCGGCGCCTCCAACAAGGAGGCAGGACGCCACCTCGGCATCAGCCCGCGCACGATCGAGGTGCACCGCGCCCGCATCATGGAGAAGCTGGGGGCGAAGAATGCCGCCGATCTCGTACGGATCGTGCTGACCGAGCATCGGCCATCCTGA
- a CDS encoding sensor histidine kinase, which produces MAIEQITKAHLTVSEARLSSVLDIAADGIVVIDEQATILIFNKACERLFGLSAQEAIGRSLSSMLALEAADLEDAAGQTAWIRTLIGQAVEVRARHRDGQDVPVELSVGEASTPYGRQFIGILRDLTPRKEAEQRLNELQTELLHMARVSAIDEMGAALAHELNQPLTAVMLYLQAVAKTHEKAIEAHAQGEVAAHFDAAVSSILEKARRETERAGQIIQSMRHFIQKREPDRRLIDLAPLAEEAIELTMLGYRTYARVERRFCEDLPAVLVDAIQIQQIIVNLVRNALDAVGKEPNARIWVETEASDGVVRLMVRDSGSGVPAAALPHLFKAFASSKRSGLGLGLAISRTIAQNHGGELTVDAGGGGRGACFCLTLPDPRDARTPLLMARPGADRPEQPNPVPR; this is translated from the coding sequence ATGGCTATCGAGCAGATCACCAAAGCTCACCTCACGGTCTCCGAGGCCCGGCTCTCGAGCGTGCTCGATATCGCGGCCGACGGCATTGTCGTGATCGATGAGCAGGCGACGATCCTGATCTTCAACAAGGCCTGCGAACGCCTCTTCGGCTTGAGCGCGCAGGAAGCGATAGGCCGTTCCCTGTCCTCGATGCTGGCGCTGGAGGCGGCCGATCTCGAGGATGCCGCCGGCCAGACGGCCTGGATCCGCACGCTGATCGGCCAGGCTGTGGAAGTCCGGGCACGCCATCGCGACGGCCAGGACGTCCCGGTCGAATTGTCGGTCGGTGAGGCCAGCACACCATATGGCCGCCAGTTCATCGGCATCCTGCGCGACCTGACCCCCCGCAAGGAAGCCGAGCAGCGTCTCAACGAGTTGCAGACCGAGCTCCTCCATATGGCCCGGGTCTCGGCCATCGACGAGATGGGGGCGGCCCTCGCCCATGAGCTCAATCAGCCGCTGACCGCCGTCATGCTCTACCTGCAGGCTGTGGCCAAGACCCATGAGAAGGCGATCGAGGCCCATGCCCAGGGCGAGGTGGCGGCCCATTTCGATGCCGCCGTGTCGTCGATCCTTGAAAAGGCGCGCCGCGAGACCGAGCGCGCCGGCCAGATCATCCAGAGCATGCGGCACTTCATCCAGAAGCGCGAACCCGACCGCCGGCTGATCGACCTCGCCCCGCTGGCCGAGGAGGCGATCGAACTGACCATGCTCGGCTATCGCACCTATGCGCGTGTCGAGCGGCGGTTCTGCGAAGACCTGCCCGCCGTGCTGGTCGATGCAATCCAGATCCAGCAGATCATCGTCAATCTCGTCCGCAATGCGCTGGATGCCGTTGGCAAGGAGCCCAATGCCCGGATCTGGGTGGAGACGGAAGCCTCCGACGGTGTCGTGCGGCTGATGGTCCGCGACAGCGGCAGCGGCGTCCCGGCGGCAGCCCTGCCCCATCTCTTCAAGGCCTTCGCCTCGTCCAAGCGGAGCGGTCTCGGTCTCGGCCTCGCCATTTCCCGCACCATCGCCCAGAACCACGGTGGCGAACTCACCGTCGATGCCGGTGGAGGCGGGCGCGGCGCCTGCTTCTGCCTCACCCTCCCCGATCCGCGCGATGCCCGCACGCCCCTGCTCATGGCGCGGCCGGGTGCCGACCGCCCCGAACAACCCAATCCGGTGCCCCGATGA
- a CDS encoding pyridoxal phosphate-dependent aminotransferase gives MTTSLLDSLRSEATGAPASGIVELSKYARAAGDVIQLWVGEGDTPTPAFICEAATRSLAAGETTYTWQRGIPELRQAIATYASNLYGRPLGSDRFFVCGSGMQAIQIAMTMAAGPGDEVLIPSPVWPNAPAAAGLRGATPVYVTLDHGNRGWQIDLDRFEAAITPKTKAIFVNTPSNPTGWTATEEELVAILELARKHGLWIIADEIYTRFVWTAGQPKRAPSFHDVRQDGDRIIWVNTFSKNWAMTGWRMGWVECDPSLGDVVENLIQYSTSGSPIFIQRAGIAALERGESFVEHQITKARKARDTISEAIEASGRCHFSRPDGAFYTFFGVDGMTDSMAGAMKLVDLAKIGLAPGAAFGPGGEGHLRLCYLRSQGEIEVAAERLLKALKAF, from the coding sequence ATGACGACGTCGCTTCTCGATTCGCTCCGTTCCGAGGCAACCGGCGCGCCCGCCAGCGGCATTGTCGAACTGTCGAAATATGCGCGCGCCGCCGGCGACGTGATCCAGCTCTGGGTCGGCGAGGGCGATACCCCGACGCCCGCCTTCATCTGCGAGGCGGCGACCCGCTCGCTCGCCGCCGGCGAGACCACCTACACCTGGCAGCGCGGCATCCCCGAACTTCGCCAGGCGATCGCGACCTATGCCTCGAACCTCTATGGAAGGCCGCTGGGCTCTGACCGGTTCTTCGTCTGTGGCTCCGGCATGCAGGCCATCCAGATCGCCATGACCATGGCGGCAGGTCCCGGCGACGAAGTGCTGATCCCCTCCCCCGTCTGGCCCAATGCGCCGGCAGCGGCCGGCCTGCGCGGCGCGACGCCGGTCTATGTCACGCTCGACCACGGCAATCGTGGCTGGCAGATAGACCTCGACAGGTTCGAAGCCGCCATCACGCCGAAGACCAAGGCGATCTTCGTCAACACGCCATCGAACCCGACCGGCTGGACGGCGACGGAAGAGGAACTGGTCGCCATTCTCGAACTCGCCCGCAAGCACGGGCTGTGGATCATCGCAGACGAGATCTATACCCGCTTCGTCTGGACGGCGGGCCAGCCGAAGCGCGCACCGTCATTCCACGACGTGCGCCAGGACGGCGACCGGATCATCTGGGTCAACACGTTCTCGAAGAACTGGGCGATGACCGGCTGGCGCATGGGCTGGGTCGAATGCGATCCCTCGCTCGGCGACGTGGTGGAAAACCTCATCCAGTATTCCACCTCGGGTTCGCCGATCTTCATCCAGCGCGCGGGCATCGCGGCACTGGAGCGGGGCGAGAGCTTCGTGGAGCACCAGATCACCAAGGCGCGCAAGGCCCGCGATACCATTTCGGAAGCGATCGAGGCTTCCGGGCGTTGCCATTTCTCGCGGCCCGATGGGGCGTTCTACACGTTCTTCGGGGTCGACGGCATGACCGATTCGATGGCCGGCGCCATGAAACTGGTCGATCTCGCCAAGATCGGCCTTGCTCCGGGCGCGGCCTTCGGGCCGGGCGGCGAAGGCCATCTGCGACTCTGCTACCTGCGCTCGCAAGGCGAGATCGAGGTGGCCGCGGAGCGCCTGTTGAAGGCCCTCAAGGCCTTCTGA